The Lucilia cuprina isolate Lc7/37 chromosome 5, ASM2204524v1, whole genome shotgun sequence genome includes a window with the following:
- the LOC111684829 gene encoding large proline-rich protein bag6 isoform X3 — MLINIKVKTLDAQTHEFSIDNEITVREFKDKVAEKTNIAADQQRIIYCGRVMVDDKQLKEYDVDGKVVHVAERPPPSQRLPATDSSGSGSDARNERRNRTRPNMRNSPLFRALDGMVVGTMAFPMNANTNGQAPVNPFAASSSFCMNRITVARHMLECANNIAAYLEDPSRGLNNQSLDILARGRWTMESTVVEVGITSDIPQSQQIVEMVQGAVQAALRRSGNTNVTLVQLPTVFSSNENEANAAAVAAVGGTAEAPATDTETANTEADNAPTAAASVVIEDVIDDDEDTPTNEQSDNNSTTATPTAAVTATGNNNDNAAAAAGNNDDGGDNSRRRTGTPVLAGVIEQMRNVQNRLNPFIEQYYDLLQNEPIFEEDDTTGRENAQRLFDRVSEAFHYMSHAQHAISDLMLDVSQGAPRYLTCRPILVEQSGYVTSNNFLTPAILTPEEFRQQQARNTTNSNTAASTAATTTTNSSNTVTGSSTTSSNDANNTVDDPIDDPVIWRPTINFGTPPTNDNANASNNNAAAGRPRGNFQRQVARLLQDVVSAAPFDTEFHVHINTPNVVSIDVPIGVSASNNSSSGGSGGGTQASQATSTTLNNNDSNATTTTNDNTNTNTTTNSSSSSSSSTANPARVTTATLPTTSTQTRSTSRPQVHFGNIPVLGMPTGWNGRVLPSNNVSSFDRFLPCNSHHIREPETANNNAANNDNGSNNATASGPANRNNPTRAHIVTRRPLRIMNDIFQRIRPHSSRIVGSTMRNPQSLIRNNFGPPSGAAVSVRPPILPPIMVMRDLFGGVAAASANGSSASSSSTTADAGASSNQDTQRLNIHAQLMNCLNRQIFEGQPINDDTIPMAINRAIQWFGESLLYLPQYEKPEYDSRDSLFNILRSTLPAVIELLKRNPVNLKEFEQKLKQICEQFRMRLYSVLYICIGRANAEIFWAQLMRLLCNSIQTNLQGDAVEFLALYLTPTIPSATDEADAQQFIVLRNTTTAATNDNNVQMTFVSPPAYFLSQPMDTDVEMSEAATTSQPEVDDEPLPSVVPGSATWHRHFPNDWLPIITRDMQRQTDNPPDQPPFSDAYISGMSSKRRKLVQNSKPPTEIGAIIADSVRKAIQNPGTSTTANQSHTPEDVARAIASDAAVQSSCIDAVRTNVRERLKKDPDFEADKFPKSNKFIKK, encoded by the exons AtgcttataaatataaaagtgaaAACTTTAGATGCTCAAACCCATGAGTTTAGCATCGATAATGAG ATTACGGTGCGTGAATTCAAAGATAAGGTGGCAGAAAAGACAAATATTGCCGCTGATCAGCAGCGTATTATTTATTGTGGACGTGTTATGGTCGATGATAAACAACTTAAAGAATAtg ATGTTGATGGCAAGGTGGTGCATGTTGCCGAAAGGCCACCGCCCTCTCAGCGTCTTCCAGCTACTGACTCATCAGGTTCTGGTAGTGATGCCAGAAATGAACGTCGTAATCGCACCAGACCTAATATGCGTAATTCACCCTTGTTTAGAGCTTTAGATGGAATGGTTGTGGGTACTATGGCTTTTCCCATGAACGCcaat aCAAATGGCCAAGCTCCTGTAAATCCATTTGCTGCTTCCTCGTCATTTTGTATGAATCGTATAACTGTGGCTCGTCATATGTTGGAATGTGCTAATAATATTGCCGCATATTTAGAAGATCCATCCAgg GGTTTAAACAATCAATCCCTTGATATTTTGGCACGTGGACGTTGGACTATGGAATCTACAGTTGTCGAAGTGGGCATTACATCGGATATACCACAAAGTCAACAAATTGTTGAAATGGTACAGGGTGCTGTACAGGCTGCTTTAAGGCGTAGTGGCAATACTAATGTTACATTAGTACAATTGCCAACTGTTTTTAGTTCGAATGAAAATGAGGCAAATGCAGCTGCAGTAGCGGCTGTAGGGGGAACGGCAGAAGCGCCAGCTACAGATACTGAAACTGCTAACACTGAGGCAGATAATGCTCCTACAGCCGCGGCCTCAGTTGTTATAGAAGATGTTATCGATGATGATGAGGATACACCGACTAATGAACAGAGTGATAACAattcaacaacagcaacaccaACTGCAGCAGTAACTGCCACTGGTAATAACAATGATAATGCAGCTGCCGCCGCCGGTAATAATGACGATGGTGGTGATAATTCTAGACGTCGTACTGGTACTCCGGTATTGGCTGGTGTTATTGAACAAATGCGCAATGTTCAAAATCGTCTTAATCCTTTTATAGAACAATACTATGATTTATTACAAAACGAACCCATCTTTGAGGAAGat GACACTACTGGTCGTGAAAATGCCCAACGTTTGTTTGATCGTGTTTCAGAAGCATTCCATTATATGTCTCATGCTCAACATGCTATTTCTGATTTAATGTTGGATGTTTCTCAGGGCGCACCCAGATATTTAACTTGTCGCCCCATTTTAGTTGAACAAAGCGGTTACGTTACTTCCAATAATTTCCTAACACCAGCTATACTAACACCAGAAGAATTTCGTCAACAACAAGCGCGTAACACAACGAATTCAAATACAGCTGCCTCAACTGCAGCAACTACCACAACTAATAGCAGTAATACTGTGACTGGTTCTTCAACAACTTCATCAAATGATGCAAACAACACAGTTGATGATCCCATTGATGATCCGGTTATTTGGCGTCCAACAATTAATTTTGGTACTCCTCCCACAAATGATAATGCAAATGCTTCTAATAATAATGCCGCTGCCGGTAGACCTAGAG GCAATTTCCAACGCCAAGTAGCACGTTTATTACAAGATGTAGTTAGTGCAGCGCCATTTGATACCGAGTTTCATGTTCATATCAATACTCCCAATGTTGTGTCCATTGATGTGCCCATTGGTGTTAGCGCAAGTAATAATAGTAGTAGTGGTGGTAGTGGCGGTGGCACCCAAGCTTCTCAAGCAACCAGTACAACTTTGAATAATAATGATAGCAAtgcaacaaccacaacaaatgATAATACAAACACTAATACTACAACAAATTCATCTTCTTCCTCCTCATCTTCAACAGCAAATCCTGCACGTGTTACGACAGCCACTTTACCAACAACATCTACCCAAACACGTTCAACATCACGTCCCCAAGTACACTTTGGTAATATCCCTGTATTGGGTATGCCAACTGGCTGGAATGGTCGTGTCTTACCCAGTAACAATGTGTCATCATTCGATAGATTTTTACCCTGTAACAGTCATCATATACGTGAACCTGAAACAGCCAACAACAATGCCGCCAACAATGACAACGGATCTAATAATGCCACAGCATCTGGTCCTGCAAATCGCAATAATCCTACTAGGG CACATATTGTTACACGACGACCATTGCGCATTATGAATGATATTTTTCAACGGATACGTCCTCATTCATCTCGTATAGTAGGTTCAACCATGAGAAATCCACAAAGTTTGATTAGAAATAACTTTGGACCTCCGTCTGGTGCAGCGGTTTCGGTACGTCCCCCCATATTGCCACCGATTATGGTAATGCGTGATTTGTTTGGTGGTGTAGCTGCAGCATCTGCCAATGGATCCTCTGCCTCCTCCTCCTCGACAACAGCCGATGCTGGAGCCAGCTCAAATCAGGATACTCAAAGGCTTAATATACACGCCCAACTGATGAACTGCTTAAACCGACAAATTTTCGAAGGTCAGCCTATTAACGATGACACCATACCAATGGCCATTAATCGTGCAATACAGTGGTTTGGCGAATCCTTGTTGTATTTGCCACAATATGAAAAGCCTGAATACGATTCCAGGGATTCACTCTTCAATATTTTAAGAAGTACATTGCCCGCAGTTATTGAACTTCTTAAACGTAATCCTGTCAATCTCAAGGAATTTGAAcagaaactaaaacaaatttgtgaACAATTTCGCATGCGTTTATACAGTGTTTTATACATTTGCATTGGACGGGCAAATGCCGAAATATTCTGGGCACAATTAATGCGCTTATTGTGTAATTCAATTCAAACTA ATTTACAAGGTGATGCTGTTGAATTCTTAGCTCTTTATTTAACCCCAACTATACCCAGTGCTACCGATGAAGCTGATGCTcaacaatttattgttttacgcaatacaacaacagcagcaactaaTGATAATAACGTGCAAATG ACTTTTGTCTCACCGCCCGCTTACTTTCTTTCTCAGCCCATGGACACAGATGTTGAAATGTCTGAAGCCGCTACCACATCACAGCCCGAAGTTGATGATGAACCTTTGCCCTCAGTTGTGCCTGGTTCGGCTACTTGGCATCGCCATTTCCCCAACGATTGGTTACCTATTATAACACGTGATATGCAGAGACAAACAgat AATCCTCCCGATCAGCCACCATTTTCAGATGCTTACATATCAGGTATGTCATCGAAACGAAGAAAGCTGGTACAAAATTCAAAACCACCAACAGAAATTGGTGCTATTATAGCTGACAGTGTAAGAAAAGCCATACAAAATCCTGGTACATCAACAACCGCCAATCAAAGCCACACGCCCGAAGATGTTGCCCGTGCAATTGCTAGTGATGCAGCAGTGCAATCATCATGTATAGATGCCGTACGCACGAATGTACGAGAACGTCTTAAGAAGGATCCCGACTTTGAAGCCGACAAGTTTCCCAAATctaataagtttataaaaaaataa
- the LOC111684829 gene encoding large proline-rich protein bag6 isoform X4, translating to MLINIKVKTLDAQTHEFSIDNEITVREFKDKVAEKTNIAADQQRIIYCGRVMVDDKQLKEYDVDGKVVHVAERPPPSQRLPATDSSGSGSDARNERRNRTRPNMRNSPLFRALDGMVVGTMAFPMNANTNGQAPVNPFAASSSFCMNRITVARHMLECANNIAAYLEDPSRGLNNQSLDILARGRWTMESTVVEVGITSDIPQSQQIVEMVQGAVQAALRRSGNTNVTLVQLPTVFSSNENEANAAAVAAVGGTAEAPATDTETANTEADNAPTAAASVVIEDVIDDDEDTPTNEQSDNNSTTATPTAAVTATGNNNDNAAAAAGNNDDGGDNSRRRTGTPVLAGVIEQMRNVQNRLNPFIEQYYDLLQNEPIFEEDDTTGRENAQRLFDRVSEAFHYMSHAQHAISDLMLDVSQGAPRYLTCRPILVEQSGYVTSNNFLTPAILTPEEFRQQQARNTTNSNTAASTAATTTTNSSNTVTGSSTTSSNDANNTVDDPIDDPVIWRPTINFGTPPTNDNANASNNNAAAGRPRVLAPGGGGTLEIILQPSRAMYLERNFQRQVARLLQDVVSAAPFDTEFHVHINTPNVVSIDVPIGVSASNNSSSGGSGGGTQASQATSTTLNNNDSNATTTTNDNTNTNTTTNSSSSSSSSTANPARVTTATLPTTSTQTRSTSRPQVHFGNIPVLGMPTGWNGRVLPSNNVSSFDRFLPCNSHHIREPETANNNAANNDNGSNNATASGPANRNNPTRVGSTMRNPQSLIRNNFGPPSGAAVSVRPPILPPIMVMRDLFGGVAAASANGSSASSSSTTADAGASSNQDTQRLNIHAQLMNCLNRQIFEGQPINDDTIPMAINRAIQWFGESLLYLPQYEKPEYDSRDSLFNILRSTLPAVIELLKRNPVNLKEFEQKLKQICEQFRMRLYSVLYICIGRANAEIFWAQLMRLLCNSIQTNLQGDAVEFLALYLTPTIPSATDEADAQQFIVLRNTTTAATNDNNVQMTFVSPPAYFLSQPMDTDVEMSEAATTSQPEVDDEPLPSVVPGSATWHRHFPNDWLPIITRDMQRQTDNPPDQPPFSDAYISGMSSKRRKLVQNSKPPTEIGAIIADSVRKAIQNPGTSTTANQSHTPEDVARAIASDAAVQSSCIDAVRTNVRERLKKDPDFEADKFPKSNKFIKK from the exons AtgcttataaatataaaagtgaaAACTTTAGATGCTCAAACCCATGAGTTTAGCATCGATAATGAG ATTACGGTGCGTGAATTCAAAGATAAGGTGGCAGAAAAGACAAATATTGCCGCTGATCAGCAGCGTATTATTTATTGTGGACGTGTTATGGTCGATGATAAACAACTTAAAGAATAtg ATGTTGATGGCAAGGTGGTGCATGTTGCCGAAAGGCCACCGCCCTCTCAGCGTCTTCCAGCTACTGACTCATCAGGTTCTGGTAGTGATGCCAGAAATGAACGTCGTAATCGCACCAGACCTAATATGCGTAATTCACCCTTGTTTAGAGCTTTAGATGGAATGGTTGTGGGTACTATGGCTTTTCCCATGAACGCcaat aCAAATGGCCAAGCTCCTGTAAATCCATTTGCTGCTTCCTCGTCATTTTGTATGAATCGTATAACTGTGGCTCGTCATATGTTGGAATGTGCTAATAATATTGCCGCATATTTAGAAGATCCATCCAgg GGTTTAAACAATCAATCCCTTGATATTTTGGCACGTGGACGTTGGACTATGGAATCTACAGTTGTCGAAGTGGGCATTACATCGGATATACCACAAAGTCAACAAATTGTTGAAATGGTACAGGGTGCTGTACAGGCTGCTTTAAGGCGTAGTGGCAATACTAATGTTACATTAGTACAATTGCCAACTGTTTTTAGTTCGAATGAAAATGAGGCAAATGCAGCTGCAGTAGCGGCTGTAGGGGGAACGGCAGAAGCGCCAGCTACAGATACTGAAACTGCTAACACTGAGGCAGATAATGCTCCTACAGCCGCGGCCTCAGTTGTTATAGAAGATGTTATCGATGATGATGAGGATACACCGACTAATGAACAGAGTGATAACAattcaacaacagcaacaccaACTGCAGCAGTAACTGCCACTGGTAATAACAATGATAATGCAGCTGCCGCCGCCGGTAATAATGACGATGGTGGTGATAATTCTAGACGTCGTACTGGTACTCCGGTATTGGCTGGTGTTATTGAACAAATGCGCAATGTTCAAAATCGTCTTAATCCTTTTATAGAACAATACTATGATTTATTACAAAACGAACCCATCTTTGAGGAAGat GACACTACTGGTCGTGAAAATGCCCAACGTTTGTTTGATCGTGTTTCAGAAGCATTCCATTATATGTCTCATGCTCAACATGCTATTTCTGATTTAATGTTGGATGTTTCTCAGGGCGCACCCAGATATTTAACTTGTCGCCCCATTTTAGTTGAACAAAGCGGTTACGTTACTTCCAATAATTTCCTAACACCAGCTATACTAACACCAGAAGAATTTCGTCAACAACAAGCGCGTAACACAACGAATTCAAATACAGCTGCCTCAACTGCAGCAACTACCACAACTAATAGCAGTAATACTGTGACTGGTTCTTCAACAACTTCATCAAATGATGCAAACAACACAGTTGATGATCCCATTGATGATCCGGTTATTTGGCGTCCAACAATTAATTTTGGTACTCCTCCCACAAATGATAATGCAAATGCTTCTAATAATAATGCCGCTGCCGGTAGACCTAGAG TACTAGCACCAGGAGGTGGTGGTACCCTTGAAATTATACTACAACCTAGCCGTGCCATGTATTTAGAGC GCAATTTCCAACGCCAAGTAGCACGTTTATTACAAGATGTAGTTAGTGCAGCGCCATTTGATACCGAGTTTCATGTTCATATCAATACTCCCAATGTTGTGTCCATTGATGTGCCCATTGGTGTTAGCGCAAGTAATAATAGTAGTAGTGGTGGTAGTGGCGGTGGCACCCAAGCTTCTCAAGCAACCAGTACAACTTTGAATAATAATGATAGCAAtgcaacaaccacaacaaatgATAATACAAACACTAATACTACAACAAATTCATCTTCTTCCTCCTCATCTTCAACAGCAAATCCTGCACGTGTTACGACAGCCACTTTACCAACAACATCTACCCAAACACGTTCAACATCACGTCCCCAAGTACACTTTGGTAATATCCCTGTATTGGGTATGCCAACTGGCTGGAATGGTCGTGTCTTACCCAGTAACAATGTGTCATCATTCGATAGATTTTTACCCTGTAACAGTCATCATATACGTGAACCTGAAACAGCCAACAACAATGCCGCCAACAATGACAACGGATCTAATAATGCCACAGCATCTGGTCCTGCAAATCGCAATAATCCTACTAGGG TAGGTTCAACCATGAGAAATCCACAAAGTTTGATTAGAAATAACTTTGGACCTCCGTCTGGTGCAGCGGTTTCGGTACGTCCCCCCATATTGCCACCGATTATGGTAATGCGTGATTTGTTTGGTGGTGTAGCTGCAGCATCTGCCAATGGATCCTCTGCCTCCTCCTCCTCGACAACAGCCGATGCTGGAGCCAGCTCAAATCAGGATACTCAAAGGCTTAATATACACGCCCAACTGATGAACTGCTTAAACCGACAAATTTTCGAAGGTCAGCCTATTAACGATGACACCATACCAATGGCCATTAATCGTGCAATACAGTGGTTTGGCGAATCCTTGTTGTATTTGCCACAATATGAAAAGCCTGAATACGATTCCAGGGATTCACTCTTCAATATTTTAAGAAGTACATTGCCCGCAGTTATTGAACTTCTTAAACGTAATCCTGTCAATCTCAAGGAATTTGAAcagaaactaaaacaaatttgtgaACAATTTCGCATGCGTTTATACAGTGTTTTATACATTTGCATTGGACGGGCAAATGCCGAAATATTCTGGGCACAATTAATGCGCTTATTGTGTAATTCAATTCAAACTA ATTTACAAGGTGATGCTGTTGAATTCTTAGCTCTTTATTTAACCCCAACTATACCCAGTGCTACCGATGAAGCTGATGCTcaacaatttattgttttacgcaatacaacaacagcagcaactaaTGATAATAACGTGCAAATG ACTTTTGTCTCACCGCCCGCTTACTTTCTTTCTCAGCCCATGGACACAGATGTTGAAATGTCTGAAGCCGCTACCACATCACAGCCCGAAGTTGATGATGAACCTTTGCCCTCAGTTGTGCCTGGTTCGGCTACTTGGCATCGCCATTTCCCCAACGATTGGTTACCTATTATAACACGTGATATGCAGAGACAAACAgat AATCCTCCCGATCAGCCACCATTTTCAGATGCTTACATATCAGGTATGTCATCGAAACGAAGAAAGCTGGTACAAAATTCAAAACCACCAACAGAAATTGGTGCTATTATAGCTGACAGTGTAAGAAAAGCCATACAAAATCCTGGTACATCAACAACCGCCAATCAAAGCCACACGCCCGAAGATGTTGCCCGTGCAATTGCTAGTGATGCAGCAGTGCAATCATCATGTATAGATGCCGTACGCACGAATGTACGAGAACGTCTTAAGAAGGATCCCGACTTTGAAGCCGACAAGTTTCCCAAATctaataagtttataaaaaaataa
- the LOC111684829 gene encoding large proline-rich protein bag6 isoform X5, which yields MLINIKVKTLDAQTHEFSIDNEITVREFKDKVAEKTNIAADQQRIIYCGRVMVDDKQLKEYDVDGKVVHVAERPPPSQRLPATDSSGSGSDARNERRNRTRPNMRNSPLFRALDGMVVGTMAFPMNANTNGQAPVNPFAASSSFCMNRITVARHMLECANNIAAYLEDPSRGLNNQSLDILARGRWTMESTVVEVGITSDIPQSQQIVEMVQGAVQAALRRSGNTNVTLVQLPTVFSSNENEANAAAVAAVGGTAEAPATDTETANTEADNAPTAAASVVIEDVIDDDEDTPTNEQSDNNSTTATPTAAVTATGNNNDNAAAAAGNNDDGGDNSRRRTGTPVLAGVIEQMRNVQNRLNPFIEQYYDLLQNEPIFEEDDTTGRENAQRLFDRVSEAFHYMSHAQHAISDLMLDVSQGAPRYLTCRPILVEQSGYVTSNNFLTPAILTPEEFRQQQARNTTNSNTAASTAATTTTNSSNTVTGSSTTSSNDANNTVDDPIDDPVIWRPTINFGTPPTNDNANASNNNAAAGRPRVLAPGGGGTLEIILQPSRAMYLERNFQRQVARLLQDVVSAAPFDTEFHVHINTPNVVSIDVPIGVSASNNSSSGGSGGGTQASQATSTTLNNNDSNATTTTNDNTNTNTTTNSSSSSSSSTANPARVTTATLPTTSTQTRSTSRPQVHFGNIPVLGMPTGWNGRVLPSNNVSSFDRFLPCNSHHIREPETANNNAANNDNGSNNATASGPANRNNPTRGSTMRNPQSLIRNNFGPPSGAAVSVRPPILPPIMVMRDLFGGVAAASANGSSASSSSTTADAGASSNQDTQRLNIHAQLMNCLNRQIFEGQPINDDTIPMAINRAIQWFGESLLYLPQYEKPEYDSRDSLFNILRSTLPAVIELLKRNPVNLKEFEQKLKQICEQFRMRLYSVLYICIGRANAEIFWAQLMRLLCNSIQTNLQGDAVEFLALYLTPTIPSATDEADAQQFIVLRNTTTAATNDNNVQMTFVSPPAYFLSQPMDTDVEMSEAATTSQPEVDDEPLPSVVPGSATWHRHFPNDWLPIITRDMQRQTDNPPDQPPFSDAYISGMSSKRRKLVQNSKPPTEIGAIIADSVRKAIQNPGTSTTANQSHTPEDVARAIASDAAVQSSCIDAVRTNVRERLKKDPDFEADKFPKSNKFIKK from the exons AtgcttataaatataaaagtgaaAACTTTAGATGCTCAAACCCATGAGTTTAGCATCGATAATGAG ATTACGGTGCGTGAATTCAAAGATAAGGTGGCAGAAAAGACAAATATTGCCGCTGATCAGCAGCGTATTATTTATTGTGGACGTGTTATGGTCGATGATAAACAACTTAAAGAATAtg ATGTTGATGGCAAGGTGGTGCATGTTGCCGAAAGGCCACCGCCCTCTCAGCGTCTTCCAGCTACTGACTCATCAGGTTCTGGTAGTGATGCCAGAAATGAACGTCGTAATCGCACCAGACCTAATATGCGTAATTCACCCTTGTTTAGAGCTTTAGATGGAATGGTTGTGGGTACTATGGCTTTTCCCATGAACGCcaat aCAAATGGCCAAGCTCCTGTAAATCCATTTGCTGCTTCCTCGTCATTTTGTATGAATCGTATAACTGTGGCTCGTCATATGTTGGAATGTGCTAATAATATTGCCGCATATTTAGAAGATCCATCCAgg GGTTTAAACAATCAATCCCTTGATATTTTGGCACGTGGACGTTGGACTATGGAATCTACAGTTGTCGAAGTGGGCATTACATCGGATATACCACAAAGTCAACAAATTGTTGAAATGGTACAGGGTGCTGTACAGGCTGCTTTAAGGCGTAGTGGCAATACTAATGTTACATTAGTACAATTGCCAACTGTTTTTAGTTCGAATGAAAATGAGGCAAATGCAGCTGCAGTAGCGGCTGTAGGGGGAACGGCAGAAGCGCCAGCTACAGATACTGAAACTGCTAACACTGAGGCAGATAATGCTCCTACAGCCGCGGCCTCAGTTGTTATAGAAGATGTTATCGATGATGATGAGGATACACCGACTAATGAACAGAGTGATAACAattcaacaacagcaacaccaACTGCAGCAGTAACTGCCACTGGTAATAACAATGATAATGCAGCTGCCGCCGCCGGTAATAATGACGATGGTGGTGATAATTCTAGACGTCGTACTGGTACTCCGGTATTGGCTGGTGTTATTGAACAAATGCGCAATGTTCAAAATCGTCTTAATCCTTTTATAGAACAATACTATGATTTATTACAAAACGAACCCATCTTTGAGGAAGat GACACTACTGGTCGTGAAAATGCCCAACGTTTGTTTGATCGTGTTTCAGAAGCATTCCATTATATGTCTCATGCTCAACATGCTATTTCTGATTTAATGTTGGATGTTTCTCAGGGCGCACCCAGATATTTAACTTGTCGCCCCATTTTAGTTGAACAAAGCGGTTACGTTACTTCCAATAATTTCCTAACACCAGCTATACTAACACCAGAAGAATTTCGTCAACAACAAGCGCGTAACACAACGAATTCAAATACAGCTGCCTCAACTGCAGCAACTACCACAACTAATAGCAGTAATACTGTGACTGGTTCTTCAACAACTTCATCAAATGATGCAAACAACACAGTTGATGATCCCATTGATGATCCGGTTATTTGGCGTCCAACAATTAATTTTGGTACTCCTCCCACAAATGATAATGCAAATGCTTCTAATAATAATGCCGCTGCCGGTAGACCTAGAG TACTAGCACCAGGAGGTGGTGGTACCCTTGAAATTATACTACAACCTAGCCGTGCCATGTATTTAGAGC GCAATTTCCAACGCCAAGTAGCACGTTTATTACAAGATGTAGTTAGTGCAGCGCCATTTGATACCGAGTTTCATGTTCATATCAATACTCCCAATGTTGTGTCCATTGATGTGCCCATTGGTGTTAGCGCAAGTAATAATAGTAGTAGTGGTGGTAGTGGCGGTGGCACCCAAGCTTCTCAAGCAACCAGTACAACTTTGAATAATAATGATAGCAAtgcaacaaccacaacaaatgATAATACAAACACTAATACTACAACAAATTCATCTTCTTCCTCCTCATCTTCAACAGCAAATCCTGCACGTGTTACGACAGCCACTTTACCAACAACATCTACCCAAACACGTTCAACATCACGTCCCCAAGTACACTTTGGTAATATCCCTGTATTGGGTATGCCAACTGGCTGGAATGGTCGTGTCTTACCCAGTAACAATGTGTCATCATTCGATAGATTTTTACCCTGTAACAGTCATCATATACGTGAACCTGAAACAGCCAACAACAATGCCGCCAACAATGACAACGGATCTAATAATGCCACAGCATCTGGTCCTGCAAATCGCAATAATCCTACTAGGG GTTCAACCATGAGAAATCCACAAAGTTTGATTAGAAATAACTTTGGACCTCCGTCTGGTGCAGCGGTTTCGGTACGTCCCCCCATATTGCCACCGATTATGGTAATGCGTGATTTGTTTGGTGGTGTAGCTGCAGCATCTGCCAATGGATCCTCTGCCTCCTCCTCCTCGACAACAGCCGATGCTGGAGCCAGCTCAAATCAGGATACTCAAAGGCTTAATATACACGCCCAACTGATGAACTGCTTAAACCGACAAATTTTCGAAGGTCAGCCTATTAACGATGACACCATACCAATGGCCATTAATCGTGCAATACAGTGGTTTGGCGAATCCTTGTTGTATTTGCCACAATATGAAAAGCCTGAATACGATTCCAGGGATTCACTCTTCAATATTTTAAGAAGTACATTGCCCGCAGTTATTGAACTTCTTAAACGTAATCCTGTCAATCTCAAGGAATTTGAAcagaaactaaaacaaatttgtgaACAATTTCGCATGCGTTTATACAGTGTTTTATACATTTGCATTGGACGGGCAAATGCCGAAATATTCTGGGCACAATTAATGCGCTTATTGTGTAATTCAATTCAAACTA ATTTACAAGGTGATGCTGTTGAATTCTTAGCTCTTTATTTAACCCCAACTATACCCAGTGCTACCGATGAAGCTGATGCTcaacaatttattgttttacgcaatacaacaacagcagcaactaaTGATAATAACGTGCAAATG ACTTTTGTCTCACCGCCCGCTTACTTTCTTTCTCAGCCCATGGACACAGATGTTGAAATGTCTGAAGCCGCTACCACATCACAGCCCGAAGTTGATGATGAACCTTTGCCCTCAGTTGTGCCTGGTTCGGCTACTTGGCATCGCCATTTCCCCAACGATTGGTTACCTATTATAACACGTGATATGCAGAGACAAACAgat AATCCTCCCGATCAGCCACCATTTTCAGATGCTTACATATCAGGTATGTCATCGAAACGAAGAAAGCTGGTACAAAATTCAAAACCACCAACAGAAATTGGTGCTATTATAGCTGACAGTGTAAGAAAAGCCATACAAAATCCTGGTACATCAACAACCGCCAATCAAAGCCACACGCCCGAAGATGTTGCCCGTGCAATTGCTAGTGATGCAGCAGTGCAATCATCATGTATAGATGCCGTACGCACGAATGTACGAGAACGTCTTAAGAAGGATCCCGACTTTGAAGCCGACAAGTTTCCCAAATctaataagtttataaaaaaataa